A portion of the Lolium rigidum isolate FL_2022 chromosome 1, APGP_CSIRO_Lrig_0.1, whole genome shotgun sequence genome contains these proteins:
- the LOC124684455 gene encoding uncharacterized protein LOC124684455, with translation MFPTTTSTAPEYFVGRFDTRLETWQDPTPRKSETTFEEFREACIKAARRNHSLMDARSSVRLSEEQLRQREEQDHKFLMIALEVYTKKNNMQPTELEFVEVKGRNLIDEFGLGYLHFNFLVKGLDGKNTMFFAEVHHDLEDENDIYLCKPLEEEDMKPSKKNDEALCKGCEYGAKDLIHPSCGSFRGGHKDVCPMQSDSDDDECDYEWPLLDWM, from the exons ATGTTTCCGACAACCACCTCAACTGCTCCTGAGTATTTTGTTGGACG TTTTGACACAAGGCTGGAGACTTGGCAAGATCCCACTCCTAGGAAATCAGAAACTACTTTCGAGGAATTTCGCGAGGCTTGTATTAAGGCTGCCAGGCGCAATCACAGCCTTATGGATGCTAGGTCATCAGTTAGGCTTAGTGAGGAGCAGCTTAGACAAAGAGAAGAGCAGGATCACAAGTTCTTGATGATAGCACTGGAAGTCTATACCAAGAAAAATAACATGCAG CCTACTGAACTTGAATTTGTGGAAGTGAAAGGAAGAAACCTTATTGATGAATTTGGGCTGGGATATTTACATTTCAACTTTTTAGTGAAAGGATTAGATGGTAAAAATACAATGTTTTTTGCTGAGGTGCATCATGATCTTGAAGATGAGAATGATATTTATCTTTGCAAGCCTTTGGAAGAGGAAGATATGAAGCCATCAAAAAAGAATGACGAAG cTCTCTGTAAAGGGTGTGAATATGGTGCTAAAGATCTTATACATCCCAGTTGTGGTAGCTTCCGTGGTGGGCACAAGGATGTTTGTCCGATGCAGTCGGACAGTGATGACGATGAGTGTGATTATGAATGGCCCCTCTTGGATTGGATGTAA